A genomic stretch from Candidatus Anaeroferrophillus wilburensis includes:
- a CDS encoding long-chain fatty acid--CoA ligase — protein sequence MNIGTLLTKSARTYPEHPAIIHGERHLTYAQFNERANRLAHALTGRGIRRGDNVAILQYNYPQTLESLFACFKAGFGAVPINFRLHPKECAFIIDHSQAKAVIISPEFNAPLAEVRGLIPNVKLFITTAGADDMLEDYETLLGEGDAHWQDVAVDPNELAWLFYTSGTTGMPKGAMLTHRNMLAMTMNFYADMSSLGPDDAILHAAPLSHGSGIYALPNVGKAAANVILDSKSFDPELVFQTIEKHRITNMFAAPTMIKLLVENDAVDRYDHRSLKCLNYGGAPMYVEDLKRALGKLGPCLVQLYGQGESPMTITYLPTRDHVVEGTAAQEKRLSSTGIQRTDVEVKIFDANDQELPAGEIGEVVTRSDLVMKGYWRNPEATADTIRNGWLHTGDVGYMDEQGYLFLMDRSKDMIITGGENVYPREIEEVMLTHPAVREVAVFGIPDPTWGEAIKAVVALFPGAQVRAEELIDFCKENLAGYKKPKSVDFIESLPKNNYGKILKRVLRDPYWEGKDRKII from the coding sequence GTGAACATCGGTACACTCTTAACCAAATCTGCCCGCACCTATCCTGAGCATCCGGCAATCATTCATGGTGAGCGTCACCTGACCTATGCCCAATTTAATGAGCGGGCCAACCGGCTGGCTCATGCTTTGACCGGGCGTGGCATAAGGCGTGGCGATAATGTCGCCATATTGCAGTATAACTATCCTCAAACCCTGGAATCTCTATTTGCCTGCTTTAAAGCCGGCTTTGGCGCCGTGCCGATCAATTTCCGTCTGCATCCCAAGGAGTGCGCTTTCATAATCGACCATTCCCAGGCCAAGGCGGTCATTATCTCACCGGAGTTCAATGCCCCCCTGGCAGAGGTGAGAGGACTGATCCCCAATGTCAAGCTGTTCATCACGACCGCCGGTGCCGATGATATGCTGGAGGATTATGAAACCCTTCTCGGTGAGGGCGATGCACATTGGCAGGATGTTGCGGTTGATCCCAATGAGCTGGCCTGGCTTTTTTATACTTCAGGGACTACCGGCATGCCGAAAGGGGCAATGCTGACCCATCGCAATATGCTGGCCATGACGATGAATTTCTATGCCGACATGAGTTCTCTTGGCCCTGATGATGCTATTCTCCATGCCGCGCCGCTTTCACACGGCAGCGGCATCTATGCCCTGCCGAATGTCGGTAAAGCGGCTGCCAACGTTATTCTTGACTCGAAATCATTTGATCCCGAACTGGTGTTCCAGACGATTGAAAAGCACCGGATTACCAACATGTTTGCGGCCCCGACAATGATCAAGCTCTTGGTGGAAAATGACGCTGTTGATCGCTATGATCACCGTTCATTGAAATGTCTTAATTATGGCGGGGCGCCCATGTATGTCGAAGACCTGAAAAGGGCTTTGGGAAAACTTGGTCCCTGTCTGGTGCAGCTCTATGGTCAAGGTGAATCTCCCATGACCATCACCTACCTGCCCACGCGTGACCATGTTGTCGAAGGGACTGCCGCGCAAGAGAAACGACTTTCCTCGACGGGCATCCAGCGGACCGATGTGGAGGTGAAAATTTTTGACGCTAACGACCAGGAGCTGCCGGCGGGAGAAATCGGTGAAGTGGTAACCCGCTCCGATCTGGTCATGAAAGGCTACTGGCGCAACCCGGAGGCAACCGCTGACACCATCCGCAATGGCTGGCTGCATACCGGTGATGTTGGCTATATGGATGAACAGGGCTACCTGTTTCTGATGGATCGCTCCAAAGATATGATCATCACCGGTGGTGAGAATGTTTATCCGCGTGAAATTGAAGAAGTCATGCTCACCCATCCGGCGGTGCGCGAGGTGGCGGTTTTCGGCATTCCTGACCCCACGTGGGGCGAGGCCATCAAGGCGGTTGTGGCGTTGTTCCCCGGGGCTCAGGTGCGTGCCGAGGAGTTGATTGATTTCTGCAAAGAAAACCTGGCCGGTTACAAGAAGCCAAAATCCGTCGATTTTATCGAATCGTTGCCCAAAAACAATTACGGTAAGATTTTAAAAAGGGTATTGCGTGATCCCTACTGGGAAGGAAAAGATCGCAAAATCATCTGA
- a CDS encoding SDR family oxidoreductase has translation MGIKKYDLSGQNAIVTGAARGIGAGIAIALAEAGAGVVVSDIIPGDETVATIRAMGGAANYIKADMSEPEDIRRLAAASIEAMDHIDILVNNAGIVHRDSLVDTPVETWDRVCNIIMRGTFLCIQAIYPHMRDRGYGKIINVSSISGIIGGAVSKLDDSPEAMRGRSGPAYAAAKGGVLSLTRWLAKDVAKDGIYVNAIAPGACKTEMTKGFDYSVQGLPIARWGTPEDMADAALFLASAASSYITGQVLNVDGGWVMA, from the coding sequence ATGGGCATCAAGAAATATGATTTGTCAGGGCAAAACGCGATTGTTACCGGGGCCGCCCGGGGTATCGGCGCTGGCATCGCCATCGCGTTGGCCGAAGCCGGCGCGGGTGTGGTGGTTAGTGATATTATCCCCGGCGATGAAACGGTTGCAACAATCAGGGCGATGGGGGGGGCGGCAAACTATATAAAAGCTGATATGTCCGAACCCGAGGATATCCGGCGCCTTGCGGCAGCAAGCATTGAAGCCATGGATCATATTGATATTCTGGTCAATAATGCCGGCATTGTGCATCGTGACTCATTGGTCGATACCCCGGTGGAAACCTGGGACCGGGTCTGCAACATCATCATGCGTGGGACCTTTCTCTGTATCCAGGCCATCTATCCCCACATGCGTGATCGTGGGTATGGCAAAATCATCAATGTCAGTTCCATTTCCGGTATTATCGGCGGTGCGGTCTCCAAGCTTGATGACAGTCCGGAAGCCATGCGTGGCCGCTCAGGCCCGGCCTATGCCGCTGCTAAGGGTGGCGTCCTCTCGTTGACCCGCTGGCTGGCCAAAGATGTTGCCAAGGATGGCATCTACGTCAATGCCATTGCTCCCGGAGCCTGCAAAACCGAGATGACCAAAGGGTTTGACTACAGTGTCCAGGGGTTGCCCATTGCCCGCTGGGGTACTCCCGAAGACATGGCCGATGCGGCGCTTTTCCTCGCATCCGCGGCCTCCAGTTATATTACCGGCCAAGTCCTGAATGTCGACGGTGGCTGGGTCATGGCATGA
- a CDS encoding TRAP transporter large permease subunit: MSPELLTIGMFATLIVFIVLGLPLAYSLAGTAVIFGLIENGFNVDGLLGFFINNAWGTMNNFVLVAVPLFILMAQLLDRAKISDALFEALYVVMGKIKGGLGLAVIFVCVILAATTGIVGASVVGMTLLAGPKLLEKGYNKEMAAGLICSGGTLGILIPPSIMLVVYGGLTGLKETSVGALFAAAILPGLLLSLLYMVYVFTMCQVKPAYGPAISREEASGYSARQKMWMVIKSLIPPLVLIFAVMGTILGGVATPSEAAGVGVFGAAILAITRGNFNRKVIFESCKATLRTTSMVMILVLFGNLFSATFLFVGGGDVITNLLMGGDLQPGMILFIMLLAVFILGMFIDWVAILLVCLPVYMPVCMELGFNPLWFSMLICIVLQTSFLTPPFGYALFYFAGAAPRGKYQMLEIYKGVLPFIALQVIGVLICIFFPSIITYIPGVIFK; this comes from the coding sequence ATGAGTCCGGAACTGTTAACCATCGGCATGTTTGCCACGCTTATTGTCTTCATCGTGCTCGGGCTTCCCTTGGCGTATTCACTTGCCGGCACCGCGGTAATCTTCGGGTTGATTGAAAACGGCTTCAATGTTGACGGCCTTTTAGGGTTTTTTATCAACAACGCCTGGGGCACCATGAACAATTTTGTGCTCGTGGCGGTCCCGCTGTTTATCCTGATGGCGCAGTTGTTGGACCGTGCCAAGATTTCCGATGCCCTGTTTGAAGCCCTCTACGTGGTTATGGGCAAGATAAAGGGCGGACTAGGTTTGGCGGTTATCTTCGTGTGCGTTATCCTGGCCGCCACCACGGGTATCGTCGGCGCTTCGGTCGTCGGCATGACCCTCCTTGCCGGTCCGAAACTGCTCGAAAAGGGTTACAATAAGGAGATGGCCGCCGGTCTGATCTGTTCCGGCGGCACACTGGGCATCCTGATCCCGCCGAGCATCATGCTCGTTGTGTATGGCGGTTTGACCGGGCTTAAAGAAACGTCGGTGGGTGCCCTCTTCGCTGCGGCCATCCTGCCGGGTCTGCTGTTGTCGCTGCTGTACATGGTTTATGTCTTTACCATGTGCCAGGTGAAGCCTGCCTACGGTCCTGCCATCAGCAGGGAGGAGGCCTCCGGCTATTCTGCCCGGCAAAAGATGTGGATGGTCATAAAGTCCTTGATTCCGCCGCTGGTGCTGATCTTCGCGGTCATGGGCACCATCCTTGGAGGTGTCGCCACGCCTTCCGAGGCAGCGGGGGTCGGTGTCTTTGGTGCCGCCATCCTGGCCATCACCCGCGGCAACTTCAACCGGAAGGTGATCTTCGAGTCCTGCAAGGCGACGCTCAGGACCACATCAATGGTCATGATCCTCGTCCTTTTCGGCAATCTTTTCAGCGCCACTTTTCTCTTTGTCGGCGGGGGGGATGTCATTACCAACCTGCTCATGGGAGGAGATCTTCAGCCGGGGATGATCCTCTTCATCATGCTCCTCGCCGTCTTCATCCTGGGGATGTTCATTGACTGGGTGGCCATCCTTCTCGTCTGCCTCCCGGTTTACATGCCTGTCTGTATGGAGCTGGGTTTCAATCCTCTGTGGTTTTCGATGCTCATCTGCATTGTGCTGCAGACCTCGTTTCTGACCCCCCCCTTTGGTTATGCGCTGTTCTATTTTGCCGGTGCCGCGCCCAGGGGGAAATACCAGATGCTGGAAATTTACAAAGGGGTGCTGCCGTTCATTGCCCTGCAGGTAATCGGTGTTTTGATCTGCATTTTCTTTCCATCAATCATCACCTATATCCCAGGCGTCATTTTCAAGTGA
- a CDS encoding TRAP transporter small permease subunit: MLRSLTKTIDKIVVKQAEASSLIMAALVVMVCYEVVRRYFFNAPTIWGLELTTFMYGVHFVMGYGYTEYYDGHVRVDIFSSRLPRKIQDILYIVLTILVTLPLVTLLGIWAWDNAITSTKILEELSSAWAPPIWPVKLMMALGFTFLFLQVLSNLIKRFLTFGQKEAVR; encoded by the coding sequence ATGCTGAGGTCGCTTACGAAGACAATCGACAAGATCGTTGTGAAACAGGCGGAGGCGTCGTCGCTTATCATGGCGGCCCTGGTGGTGATGGTCTGCTACGAAGTCGTCAGGCGCTATTTCTTCAACGCGCCGACGATCTGGGGTCTGGAATTGACGACCTTCATGTACGGCGTGCATTTTGTCATGGGCTATGGCTATACGGAATATTATGATGGTCATGTGAGAGTGGATATCTTCAGCAGCAGATTGCCCAGGAAAATTCAGGATATCCTCTATATCGTCCTGACGATCTTGGTAACCCTTCCCCTCGTTACTCTGCTTGGCATTTGGGCCTGGGACAACGCGATCACCTCGACGAAAATCCTCGAGGAACTGTCATCGGCGTGGGCGCCGCCGATCTGGCCGGTGAAGTTGATGATGGCTCTGGGGTTCACCTTTCTTTTCCTGCAAGTTCTTTCTAACCTGATTAAACGCTTTTTGACCTTCGGGCAAAAAGAAGCGGTTCGTTAA
- the dctP gene encoding TRAP transporter substrate-binding protein DctP: protein MALAADQKKKSDRTKFGADDRIEEVKRLKVTTSTEKHRWKMVLPWSKGLLFYDMAVHFCDTVRLASGGRLDIKAFSAGELVPAMEIFDAVSKGSFQAGHDWPGYWKGKNEAFIAFGSVPYGLDGELYNIWLYERGGLQEMQNLYGQYNLVALPGGQVGQEMGLNSNRRATKMEDFKGMKVRTWGWYLDILNELGASGVATPGGEVYLSLQTGVLDAAEFSSPAVNWPMGFDEVTKYIIEPGVHQTACQFAFFFNKQAYDKLGDDLKWIIDTAAKETQLWSYSWINNLNAEAIRRFKEHSEIIMMDDATITDFAKTTQAYLEKVKARNPDCKRLLESQEALKKDFADWRAARAGATPWPLDDVVKGKLHE from the coding sequence ATGGCATTGGCTGCCGATCAGAAGAAAAAGTCAGATCGGACGAAATTTGGTGCGGATGACAGAATTGAAGAAGTGAAGAGACTCAAGGTCACCACCAGCACCGAAAAACACCGCTGGAAAATGGTTCTTCCCTGGTCCAAAGGGCTGCTGTTCTACGACATGGCTGTCCATTTCTGCGACACGGTCCGTCTGGCTTCCGGCGGTCGTCTGGACATCAAGGCCTTTTCAGCCGGCGAACTTGTTCCTGCCATGGAGATTTTCGATGCGGTCAGCAAAGGCTCCTTTCAAGCCGGACATGACTGGCCTGGTTACTGGAAGGGCAAGAACGAGGCGTTTATCGCCTTTGGTTCCGTTCCCTACGGGCTGGACGGTGAACTTTATAATATCTGGCTCTATGAACGGGGCGGCCTGCAGGAGATGCAGAATCTCTATGGCCAATACAACCTTGTTGCGCTGCCCGGCGGCCAAGTGGGCCAGGAAATGGGGCTTAACTCCAACCGGCGCGCCACCAAGATGGAGGATTTCAAGGGGATGAAGGTCAGAACCTGGGGCTGGTACCTGGATATCCTCAACGAACTTGGTGCTTCCGGCGTTGCTACTCCCGGCGGCGAAGTGTATCTCTCCCTGCAGACAGGCGTTCTGGATGCGGCGGAGTTTTCCTCTCCGGCGGTCAACTGGCCGATGGGTTTTGACGAGGTTACCAAATACATCATCGAACCGGGTGTTCATCAGACCGCCTGTCAGTTCGCTTTCTTTTTCAATAAGCAGGCCTATGACAAACTGGGCGACGATCTGAAATGGATCATCGATACGGCCGCCAAGGAGACCCAGCTCTGGAGCTATAGCTGGATCAACAACCTGAATGCCGAGGCTATCCGCCGTTTCAAGGAACATTCTGAAATTATTATGATGGATGACGCGACCATTACCGATTTTGCCAAGACGACGCAAGCCTACCTGGAAAAAGTGAAAGCCAGAAATCCTGACTGCAAACGGCTGCTTGAATCCCAGGAAGCGTTGAAGAAGGACTTTGCTGACTGGCGTGCCGCCCGGGCCGGCGCAACACCTTGGCCGCTTGATGACGTGGTAAAGGGAAAGCTGCACGAGTAG